One stretch of Oncorhynchus masou masou isolate Uvic2021 chromosome 9, UVic_Omas_1.1, whole genome shotgun sequence DNA includes these proteins:
- the LOC135545456 gene encoding DNA-directed RNA polymerase II subunit RPB7, producing the protein MFYHISLEHEILLHPRYFGPNLLNTVKQKLFTEVEGTCTGKYGFVIAVTTIDNIGAGVIQPGRGFVLYPVKYKAIVFRPFKGEVVDAVVTQVNKVGLFTEIGPMSCFISRHSIPSEMEFDPNSNPPCYKTTDEDIVIQQDDEIRLKIVGTRVDKNDIFAIGSLMDDYLGLVS; encoded by the exons ATGTTTTATCAT ATTTCCCTGGAGCATGAGATCCTGCTCCACCCTCGGTACTTTGGTCCCAATCTCCTGAACACTGTGAAACAGAAGCTCTTCACAGAAGTGGAGGGAACATGCACGGGAAA ATATGGGTTCGTCATTGCGGTGACCACCATTGACAACATTGGTGCAGGTGTCATCCAACCAGGCAGGGGATTCGTGCTTTACCCCGTCAAGTACAAGGCTATTGTCTTCCGTCCATTCAAAGGCGAGGTGGTCGATGCCGTGGTTACCCAGGTCAACAAG GTTGGCCTTTTCACAGAGATCGGCCCCATGTCCTGTTTCATCTCTCGTCAT TCCATTCCCTCAGAGATGGAGTTTGACCCCAACTCAAATCCTCCCTGTTATAAGACCACTGACGAG GACATTGTAATCCAACAGGATGATGAGATTCGGTTGAAAATCGTGGGGACAAGAGTGGATAAAAACGACATT TTTGCCATTGGATCCCTCATGGACGATTACCTGG GTCTTGTCAGCTGA
- the LOC135545394 gene encoding uncharacterized protein LOC135545394, translating into MELRRKSGRAVMQVRRSIRLRKNNSTFLEDTEEFQNQAVMEGDHSPALSEDDVTTTQSEDSHPDVMGAKNWTVMLNRLDQEEDSEKKEDEEKEDARKTGKQQHASRIPAFHKTLAKKRPTTTSSSSSQHSDPPASSITSKESSNQATLTVAASTSSSGEMSRSKLPSIRETGLPLPTVRLHKLNPQTLSHAVSSSEQSPSSLDVTPPEGDQEQLQSMTATPRPALRAEAGDYDDPGEPLHTTGAAQKATEEEFEADVRMDGGDVPSGHAEKESLETDEGEEDATDLNQPDDDDDVETAYEETPCQAEAMEIEFLLEEDGDGLDSSPLLEEKELEKPSVETESFSESEVVCENQDKSANKEKASGKWSKTPEDTTVADTAVPSNRAVPSNRAVPSNRAVPSNRAVPSNRAVPRRTAKPSQSNKTSWCWSFALFCLFPSTLLVIGGFGQHVWHYGMPLSVSQLMGQLELHWLEGLWVPHEPCNSDCRTEPSAAQGKQVFKQLMELEAKGVKLQIAVNGPQNDNRDTADLARTGAEVREVDLQSVTGGIVHTKLWVVDQKHLYLGSANMDWRSLTQVKEVGVSMEDCSCLAQDASRIFGVYWNIGAQKNGSLPPFWPARYSALSSSKHPLNLKLNGVPARVYLSSAPPQISAYGRSDDLSTILSVIADAQKYVHISVMDYIPLSQFTEPLRFWPAIDSAIREAACTRGVEVNLLVSCWSHSPGSMFLFLQSLTVLNRPPLGCNINVKVFEVPSTAEQKKIPFSRVNHAKYMVTDRVVYIGTSNWSENYFTHTAGIGLVVNQTGSVVGQGQRSLQVQLQEVFLRDWTSQYAQILSNDDVKHCGR; encoded by the exons ATGGAGCTTCGCAGGAAATCTGGTCGAGCTGTGATGCAAGTCAGAAGGTCGATCCGTCTCAGGAAAAATAACAGCACGTTTTTAGAG GATACAGAAGAGTTTCAGAACCAAGCTGTGATGGAAGGTGATCATTCTCCCGCCCTGTCAGAAGATGATGTCACCACGACGCAGTCTGAGGACTCCCACCCGGACGTGATG GGAGCTAAGAATTGGACTGTAATGTTGAACCGGTTAGACCAAGAGGAAGACTCTGAGAAGAAAGAGGATGAAGAAAAAGAAGACGCGCGAAAAACTGGGAAACAACAACATGCGTCTCGAATTCCTGCTTTTCACAAAACATTAGCCAAAAAACGCCCtaccaccaccagcagcagcagcagtcaacACTCAGATCCACCTGCCTCATCTATTACCAGCAAAGAGTCTTCTAACCAGGCAACTTTAACCGTTGCAGCTTCAACAAGCAGCAGTGGAGAGATGTCAAGATCAAAACTGCCCAGTATTAGAGAAACAGGTCTCCCTCTTCCTACAGTCCGTCTACATAAACTCAATCCTCAGACCCTGTCTCATGCTGTTAGCTCCTCAGAGCAAAGCCCCAGCTCTCTGGATGTTACTCCACCCGAGGGGGACCAGGAGCAGCTCCAATCCATGACAGCAACCCCCAGACCGGCCCTCAGGGCTGAAGCAGGGGACTACGATGACCCAGGAGAACCACTTCATACCACTGGAGCTGCACAGAAGGCGACGGAGGAAGAGTTTGAGGCTGATGTTAGAATGGATGGCGGCGACGTCCCTTCTGGGCATGCCGAAAAGGAATCCCTAGAGACAGATGAAGGTGAGGAAGATGCGACCGATCTGAATcagcctgatgatgatgatgatgtagaaACAGCCTACGAGGAAACTCCCTGTCAGGCTGAAGCCATGGAGATTGAGTTTCTGTTAGAAGAGGATGGAGATGGGTTGGACTCCTCCCCATTGCTGGAGGAGAAGGAGCTTGAGAAGCCCAGTGTTGAGACTGAGAGCTTCAGTGAATCGGAGGTTGTTTGTGAGAATCAAGACAAGTCTGCCAACAAAGAGAAGGCTTCTGGGAAATGGTCAAAAACCCCAGAGGATACAACCGTCGCTGATACCGCAGTCCCCTCTAACAGAGCAGTCCCCTCTAACAGAGCAGTCCCCTCTAACAGAGCAGTCCCCTCTAACAGAGCAGTCCCCTCTAACAGAGCAGTGCCTCGGAGAACAGCTAAACCCAGTCAGTCAAACAAG ACATCATGGTGCTGGAGCTTTGCACTATTCTGCCTTTTTCCCTCCACTCTGCTTGTGATTGGAGGATTCGGTCAACACGTGTGGCACTATGGGATGCCTCTGTCGGTGTCACAGTTGATGGGACAGTTGGAGCTGCACTGGCTGGAGGGACTGTGGGTGCCACACGAGCCTTGTAACTCAGATTGTCGG ACAGAGCCTAGTGCTGCACAG ggtaaacaggtcttcaAGCAGCTGATGGAACTCGAAGCAAAAGGAGTGAAACTTCAGATTGCTGTTAATGGTCCTCAGAATGATAATCGAGACACGGCTGATTTAGCCAGAACGG GTGCAGAGGTACGGGAGGTGGATCTCCAGTCAGTGACGGGAGGTATCGTCCACACCAAGCTGTGGGTCGTGGATCAGAAACACCTCTACCTGGGCAGTGCCAACATGGACTGGCGGTCCCTCACACAG GTGAAGGAGGTGGGAGTTTCAATGGAGGACTGCAGCTGCCTGGCACAGGATGCGTCAAGGATATTCGGGGTGTACTGGAACATTGGTGCTCAAAAAAATGGCTCCCTACCCCCCTTCTGGCCTGCCCGATACTCTGCCCTCTCGAGCTCCAAGCACCCCTTAAATCTCAAACTCAATGGAGTCCCTGCACGAGTATATCTCTCT AGCGCTCCACCCCAGATATCAGCTTATGGACGCTCCGACGATCTTTCCACCATCCTGTCTGTCATCGCAGACGCCCAGAAATATGTCCACATCTCAGTCATGGACTATATTCCGCTGTCCCAGTTCACTGAGCCACTCAG GTTCTGGCCTGCGATTGACTCGGCCATACGGGAAGCAGCGTGTACTAGAGGGGTAGAGGTCAACCTACTAGTGAGCTGCTGGTCACACTCTCCAGGCTCCATGTTCCTCTTTCTACAGTCCCTGACCGTTCTCAACAGACCTCCCCTGGGATGCAACATCAATGTG AAAGTGTTTGAGGTGCCTTCGACAGCAGAGCAGAAAAAGATCCCTTTCTCAAGAGTGAACCATGCCAAGTACATGGTGACCGACCGAGTCGTCTATATTG GAACATCCAACTGGTCAGAGAACTATTTCACCCACACTGCAGGTATCGGCCTGGTGGTGAACCAGACCGGTTCTGTGGTGGGACAGGGCCAGAGGAGTTTACAGGTCCAGCTACAGGAAGTGTTCCTCAGGGACTGGACATCTCAATACGCCCAGATCCTTTCCAATGACGATGTCAAACACTGTGGTAGATGA